In Felis catus isolate Fca126 chromosome E1, F.catus_Fca126_mat1.0, whole genome shotgun sequence, the following proteins share a genomic window:
- the LRRC46 gene encoding leucine-rich repeat-containing protein 46 isoform X1: MPGGNFAQSPEEGGVCITETLITKRNLAFPEDEDLSEKMFHTLAELQTVRLDREGITAISNLEGLQNLHSLYLQANKIQRIENLACIPSLRFLSLAGNQIRQVENLHDLPHLQFLDLSENLIETLKLDEFPQSLLILNLSGNSCTNRDGYRELVTEALPLLLDLDKQPVLERWASDEEDEDSSDKDEEFPELSGPFCTERGFLEELKQEMSRHKELRQQAALTEHLLRMGTKPALTDLPQLPGGALARDGSPSVTPTQRKETPPKPASLPQATSATKKPCPLVSSQQSTVQAKKGARAATAPKASLAGAPSTTKMVTKRVKK, encoded by the exons ATGCCCGGAG GTAATTTTGCCCAGAGTCCAGAGGAAGGAGGCGTGTGCATCACTGAAACCCTTATCACTAAGCGGAACTTGGCCTTCCCTGAGGATGAGGATCTGTCAGAGAAGAT GTTTCACACTCTTGCTGAACTGCAGACTGTCCGCCTGGACCGAGAGGGGATTACTGCTATCAGCAACCTCGAGGGCCTCCAGAATCTTCACAGCCTCTATCTGCAAGCG AATAAGATCCAGCGAATTGAGAACCTGGCCTGCATCCCCTCCTTGCG cTTCCTGTCTCTGGCAGGAAACCAAATCAGGCAGGTGGAAAACCTCCATGACCTCCCACATCTCCAGTTTCTGGACCTTTCAGAGAACCTGATAGAAACACTGAAGCTGG ATGAATTCCCGCAGAGCCTTCTCATCCTCAACCTGAGTGGAAACAGCTGCACCAACCGGGATGGGTACAG GGAGCTAGTGACAGaagccctgcccctgctcctggACCTGGACAAGCAGCCTGTGTTAGAGCGCTGGGCCTCGGACGAGGAGGATGAAGACTCAAGCGACAAGGATGAGGAGTTCCCGGAGCTGAGTGGTCCGTTCTGCACAGAGCGAG GCTTCCTCGAGGAGCTGAAGCAGGAGATGAGCAGACACAAGGAACTCAGGCAGCAGGCAGCCCTGACCGAGCACCTTCTGAGGATGGGGACAAAGCCCGCCCTCACCGACCTCCCCCAGCTGCCCGGGGGGGCCCTGGCTAGGGACGGCAGTCCTTCTGTCACTCCCACGCAGAGGAAGGAGACACCCCCCAAGCCCGCCTCCCTGCCACAAGCCACCTCTGCCACCAAGAAACCCTGCCCTCTGGTTTCCAGCCAGCAAAGCACTGTCCAGGCAAAGAAGGGGGCCCGAGCAGCCACAGCCCCCAAGGCCTCACTGGCTGGGGCCCCCAGCACAACCAAAATGGTGACCAAAAGAGTCAAGAAATGA
- the MRPL10 gene encoding 39S ribosomal protein L10, mitochondrial isoform X2, whose translation MHFERQKLMALTEYIPPKPAVNPRCLPCPPSPPQEDTGLIRLLRREIDAVFRDNRMIAVCQNVALSAEDKLLLRHQLRKHKILMKIFPNQVLKPFLADSKYQNLLPLFVGHNLLLVSEEPKVKEMVRILKGVPFLPLLGGCIDDTILSRQGFINYSKLPSLALVQGELAGGLTFLMAQTHFLLQHQPLQLTALLDQYIRQQRERDAVVPASGQPDPPDPVPDS comes from the exons ATGCACTTTGAGCGGCAGAAGCTGATGGCTCTCACTGAGTATATCCCCCCCAAGCCTGCTGTCAACCCACGATGCCTACCATGTCCTCCCAGCCCCCCGCAGGAG GACACAGGCCTTATCCGGCTCCTCCGTCGGGAGATAGATGCAGTTTTCCGAGACAACCGAATGATAGCTGTCTGTCAGAATGTGGCTCTGAGTGCCGAGGACAAGCTTCTCTTGCGGCACCAGCTGCGGAAACACAAGATCTTGATGAAGATCTTCCCCAACCAG GTTCTGAAGCCCTTCCTAGCAGATTCCAAGTACCAGAACCTGCTGCCCCTCTTTGTGGGGCACAACTTGCTGCtggtcagtgaggagcccaaagtcaaggagatggtGCGCATCTTGAAGGGTGTCCCTTTCCTGCCCCTGCTAG GTGGCTGCATTGACGACACCATCCTCAGCAGGCAGGGCTTCATCAACTACTCCAAGCTTCCCAGCCTGGCCCTGGTGCAGGGGGAGCTGGCAGGAGGACTCACCTTCCTCATGGCCCAGACCCACTTCCTGCTTCAGCACCAGCCCCTGCAGCTGACTGCCCTGTTGGATCAGTACATCAGACAGCAACGTGAAAGGGACGCCGTCGTGCCAGCCAGCGGGCAGCCTGACCCCCCTGACCCTGTTCCGGACTCATAG
- the LRRC46 gene encoding leucine-rich repeat-containing protein 46 isoform X2, with protein MPGGNFAQSPEEGGVCITETLITKRNLAFPEDEDLSEKMFHTLAELQTVRLDREGITAISNLEGLQNLHSLYLQANKIQRIENLACIPSLRFLSLAGNQIRQVENLHDLPHLQFLDLSENLIETLKLDEFPQSLLILNLSGNSCTNRDGYRELVTEALPLLLDLDKQPVLERWASDEEDEDSSDKDEEFPELSGFLEELKQEMSRHKELRQQAALTEHLLRMGTKPALTDLPQLPGGALARDGSPSVTPTQRKETPPKPASLPQATSATKKPCPLVSSQQSTVQAKKGARAATAPKASLAGAPSTTKMVTKRVKK; from the exons ATGCCCGGAG GTAATTTTGCCCAGAGTCCAGAGGAAGGAGGCGTGTGCATCACTGAAACCCTTATCACTAAGCGGAACTTGGCCTTCCCTGAGGATGAGGATCTGTCAGAGAAGAT GTTTCACACTCTTGCTGAACTGCAGACTGTCCGCCTGGACCGAGAGGGGATTACTGCTATCAGCAACCTCGAGGGCCTCCAGAATCTTCACAGCCTCTATCTGCAAGCG AATAAGATCCAGCGAATTGAGAACCTGGCCTGCATCCCCTCCTTGCG cTTCCTGTCTCTGGCAGGAAACCAAATCAGGCAGGTGGAAAACCTCCATGACCTCCCACATCTCCAGTTTCTGGACCTTTCAGAGAACCTGATAGAAACACTGAAGCTGG ATGAATTCCCGCAGAGCCTTCTCATCCTCAACCTGAGTGGAAACAGCTGCACCAACCGGGATGGGTACAG GGAGCTAGTGACAGaagccctgcccctgctcctggACCTGGACAAGCAGCCTGTGTTAGAGCGCTGGGCCTCGGACGAGGAGGATGAAGACTCAAGCGACAAGGATGAGGAGTTCCCGGAGCTGAGTG GCTTCCTCGAGGAGCTGAAGCAGGAGATGAGCAGACACAAGGAACTCAGGCAGCAGGCAGCCCTGACCGAGCACCTTCTGAGGATGGGGACAAAGCCCGCCCTCACCGACCTCCCCCAGCTGCCCGGGGGGGCCCTGGCTAGGGACGGCAGTCCTTCTGTCACTCCCACGCAGAGGAAGGAGACACCCCCCAAGCCCGCCTCCCTGCCACAAGCCACCTCTGCCACCAAGAAACCCTGCCCTCTGGTTTCCAGCCAGCAAAGCACTGTCCAGGCAAAGAAGGGGGCCCGAGCAGCCACAGCCCCCAAGGCCTCACTGGCTGGGGCCCCCAGCACAACCAAAATGGTGACCAAAAGAGTCAAGAAATGA
- the SCRN2 gene encoding secernin-2 isoform X1: MASWSSDTPCSCDCFVSVPPASAIPAVIFAKNSDRPRDEVQEVVFVPAGTHAPGSRLQCTYIEVEQVSRTHAVILSRPSWLWGAEMGANEHGVCIGNEAVWTKEPVGEGEALLGMDLLRCFCVTWASLGAFRPLELPSPATDAAFPFRASLHARLALERSSSALEALRVITDLLARYGQGGSCREDPTPFCYHNTFLLADRTEAWVLETAGRLWAAQRIQEGARNISNQLSVGTDISAEHADLRTHALAQGWWDGQSTFDFAQVFSLTQQPVRMEAAKARFRAGQRLLQQQQGGITAEVMMGILRNKESGICMDSGGFRTTASMVSILPRDPTQPCVHFLTATPDPSRSVFKPFIFGAGAAQAPQVLSPTFGARDPVRTQPRFQTQVDRRHTLYLRHQVALGLIESEQDRGQQLRQKQRDLEQEGLEAARRLLAGEQVPPPQELGGLFRAFVERESRVYA; the protein is encoded by the exons atGGCTTCGTGGAGCTCTGACACCCCGTGTTCCTGCGATTGCTTTGTTTCCGTGCCCCCGGCCTCGGCCATCCCAGCTGTGATCTTTGCCAAGAATTCCGACCGACCGCGGGACGAGGTGCAGGAGGTGGTGTTTGTACCGGCAGGCACTCATGCCCCTGGCAGCCGGCTCCAG TGCACCTACATTGAGGTGGAACAGGTGTCAAGGACTCACGCTGTAATCCTGAGCCGCCCTTCTTGGCTGTGGGGGGCTGAGATGGGCGCCAATGAGCATGGTGTCTGCATTGGCAATGAGGCAGTGTGGACCAAGGAGCCAGTTGGAGAGGGGGAAGCCCTACTAGGCATGGACCTACTCAG ATGTTTTTGTGTGACTTGGGCCTCTCTGGGCGCCTTCCGTCCACTGGAGCTTCCGTCACCAGCCACTGACGCTGCGTTCCCCTTCCGTGCATCCCTTCATGCCAGGCTGGCTTTGGAACGGAGCAGCTCTGCCCTGGAGGCCTTGCGTGTGATCACAGACTTGCTGGCGCGCTACGGGCAAGGGGGCAGCTGCCGGGAGGACCCCACACCGTTCTGCTACCACAACACATTCCTGCTGGCTGACCGGACTGAGGCGTGGGTGCTAGAGACGGCAGGGAGGCTGTGGGCCGCACAGAGGATCCAGG AAGGGGCCCGTAACATCTCCAACCAGTTGAGCGTAGGCACGGACATCTCGGCCGAGCACGCAGACCTTCGGACCCATGCCCTGGCCCAGGGCTGGTGGGATGGGCAGAGCACTTTTGACTTCGCTCAGGTCTTCTCCCTGACCCAGCAGCCTGTGCGCATGGAGGCTGCCAAAGCCCGCTTCCGGGCCGGGCAACGGCTTCTGCAGCAGCAACAAG GGGGCATCACGGCAGAGGTGATGATGGGCATCCTCAGGAACAAGGAGAGCGGCATCTGTATGGACTCTGGAGGCTTTCGCACCACGGCCAGCATGGTGTCCATCCTGCCCCGGGATCCCACACAGCCCTGCGTCCACTTCCTCACTGCTACTCCAGACCCATCCAG GTCAGTGTTCAAACCTTTCATCTTCGGGGCGGGGGCGGCCCAGGCCCCCCAGGTGCTGTCCCCCACTTTTGGAGCACGGGACCCTGTTCGGACTCAGCCCCGATTCCAGACTCAGGTGGATCGCCGGCACACCCTCTACCTCCGGCACCAGGTGGCCCTGGGGCTGATAGAGAGCGAGCAG GATCGGGGGCAGCAGCTCCGGCAGAAGCAGCGGGATCTGGAGCaggagggcctggaggctgcGCGGCGGCTGCTGGCCGGGGAGCAGGTGCCACCCCCACAGGAGCTGGGCGGCCTCTTCCGGGCCTTTGTGGAAAGGGAGAGCCGGGTGTATGCCTGA
- the MRPL10 gene encoding 39S ribosomal protein L10, mitochondrial isoform X1, with amino-acid sequence MAAALAGKLRGGLLPQAGRLPTRQTVRCGSKAVTRHRRVMHFERQKLMALTEYIPPKPAVNPRCLPCPPSPPQEDTGLIRLLRREIDAVFRDNRMIAVCQNVALSAEDKLLLRHQLRKHKILMKIFPNQVLKPFLADSKYQNLLPLFVGHNLLLVSEEPKVKEMVRILKGVPFLPLLGGCIDDTILSRQGFINYSKLPSLALVQGELAGGLTFLMAQTHFLLQHQPLQLTALLDQYIRQQRERDAVVPASGQPDPPDPVPDS; translated from the exons ATGGCTGCGGCCCTGGCTGGGAAGTTGCGAGGGGGTCTCCTGCCCCAGGCGG GCCGGCTGCCCACCCGCCAGACTGTCCGCTGTGGCTCCAAGGCTGTTACCCGCCATCGTCGCGTGATGCACTTTGAGCGGCAGAAGCTGATGGCTCTCACTGAGTATATCCCCCCCAAGCCTGCTGTCAACCCACGATGCCTACCATGTCCTCCCAGCCCCCCGCAGGAG GACACAGGCCTTATCCGGCTCCTCCGTCGGGAGATAGATGCAGTTTTCCGAGACAACCGAATGATAGCTGTCTGTCAGAATGTGGCTCTGAGTGCCGAGGACAAGCTTCTCTTGCGGCACCAGCTGCGGAAACACAAGATCTTGATGAAGATCTTCCCCAACCAG GTTCTGAAGCCCTTCCTAGCAGATTCCAAGTACCAGAACCTGCTGCCCCTCTTTGTGGGGCACAACTTGCTGCtggtcagtgaggagcccaaagtcaaggagatggtGCGCATCTTGAAGGGTGTCCCTTTCCTGCCCCTGCTAG GTGGCTGCATTGACGACACCATCCTCAGCAGGCAGGGCTTCATCAACTACTCCAAGCTTCCCAGCCTGGCCCTGGTGCAGGGGGAGCTGGCAGGAGGACTCACCTTCCTCATGGCCCAGACCCACTTCCTGCTTCAGCACCAGCCCCTGCAGCTGACTGCCCTGTTGGATCAGTACATCAGACAGCAACGTGAAAGGGACGCCGTCGTGCCAGCCAGCGGGCAGCCTGACCCCCCTGACCCTGTTCCGGACTCATAG
- the SCRN2 gene encoding secernin-2 isoform X2 → MASWSSDTPCSCDCFVSVPPASAIPAVIFAKNSDRPRDEVQEVVFVPAGTHAPGSRLQCTYIEVEQVSRTHAVILSRPSWLWGAEMGANEHGVCIGNEAVWTKEPVGEGEALLGMDLLRLALERSSSALEALRVITDLLARYGQGGSCREDPTPFCYHNTFLLADRTEAWVLETAGRLWAAQRIQEGARNISNQLSVGTDISAEHADLRTHALAQGWWDGQSTFDFAQVFSLTQQPVRMEAAKARFRAGQRLLQQQQGGITAEVMMGILRNKESGICMDSGGFRTTASMVSILPRDPTQPCVHFLTATPDPSRSVFKPFIFGAGAAQAPQVLSPTFGARDPVRTQPRFQTQVDRRHTLYLRHQVALGLIESEQDRGQQLRQKQRDLEQEGLEAARRLLAGEQVPPPQELGGLFRAFVERESRVYA, encoded by the exons atGGCTTCGTGGAGCTCTGACACCCCGTGTTCCTGCGATTGCTTTGTTTCCGTGCCCCCGGCCTCGGCCATCCCAGCTGTGATCTTTGCCAAGAATTCCGACCGACCGCGGGACGAGGTGCAGGAGGTGGTGTTTGTACCGGCAGGCACTCATGCCCCTGGCAGCCGGCTCCAG TGCACCTACATTGAGGTGGAACAGGTGTCAAGGACTCACGCTGTAATCCTGAGCCGCCCTTCTTGGCTGTGGGGGGCTGAGATGGGCGCCAATGAGCATGGTGTCTGCATTGGCAATGAGGCAGTGTGGACCAAGGAGCCAGTTGGAGAGGGGGAAGCCCTACTAGGCATGGACCTACTCAG GCTGGCTTTGGAACGGAGCAGCTCTGCCCTGGAGGCCTTGCGTGTGATCACAGACTTGCTGGCGCGCTACGGGCAAGGGGGCAGCTGCCGGGAGGACCCCACACCGTTCTGCTACCACAACACATTCCTGCTGGCTGACCGGACTGAGGCGTGGGTGCTAGAGACGGCAGGGAGGCTGTGGGCCGCACAGAGGATCCAGG AAGGGGCCCGTAACATCTCCAACCAGTTGAGCGTAGGCACGGACATCTCGGCCGAGCACGCAGACCTTCGGACCCATGCCCTGGCCCAGGGCTGGTGGGATGGGCAGAGCACTTTTGACTTCGCTCAGGTCTTCTCCCTGACCCAGCAGCCTGTGCGCATGGAGGCTGCCAAAGCCCGCTTCCGGGCCGGGCAACGGCTTCTGCAGCAGCAACAAG GGGGCATCACGGCAGAGGTGATGATGGGCATCCTCAGGAACAAGGAGAGCGGCATCTGTATGGACTCTGGAGGCTTTCGCACCACGGCCAGCATGGTGTCCATCCTGCCCCGGGATCCCACACAGCCCTGCGTCCACTTCCTCACTGCTACTCCAGACCCATCCAG GTCAGTGTTCAAACCTTTCATCTTCGGGGCGGGGGCGGCCCAGGCCCCCCAGGTGCTGTCCCCCACTTTTGGAGCACGGGACCCTGTTCGGACTCAGCCCCGATTCCAGACTCAGGTGGATCGCCGGCACACCCTCTACCTCCGGCACCAGGTGGCCCTGGGGCTGATAGAGAGCGAGCAG GATCGGGGGCAGCAGCTCCGGCAGAAGCAGCGGGATCTGGAGCaggagggcctggaggctgcGCGGCGGCTGCTGGCCGGGGAGCAGGTGCCACCCCCACAGGAGCTGGGCGGCCTCTTCCGGGCCTTTGTGGAAAGGGAGAGCCGGGTGTATGCCTGA